From a single Planococcus shenhongbingii genomic region:
- a CDS encoding C40 family peptidase, producing MKKLVFTLFAASSLIFTNSAVDVEAAFNSNTITPAIESSHTAQVNTEEVEQVAAAKATVKTGKYKTKYNSNIRLDAGTKYKVVTMAKKGTTVTATHQKKVGSKTWYKVKVNGKAGWVLSTLLTPTSTKVVKASNSASSSEVVSIALSLKGIPYKFGGTTTSGFDCSGFIQYVFKKAGKSVSRTTGTQFAESTTVSNPVPGDLIFFANTYKAGISHVGIYIGNGQFVHAGGSKAEVKSVNDPYWGKKFHSYKRL from the coding sequence ATGAAAAAATTAGTCTTCACTCTTTTCGCAGCTAGTTCATTGATATTTACTAACTCAGCTGTTGATGTCGAGGCAGCATTTAATTCCAACACTATTACTCCAGCCATTGAGTCTTCACATACAGCACAAGTTAACACCGAGGAAGTTGAACAAGTTGCAGCAGCTAAAGCAACTGTTAAAACTGGCAAATACAAAACAAAATACAACTCCAACATCCGTTTGGATGCAGGCACTAAATATAAAGTGGTAACTATGGCTAAAAAAGGCACAACAGTTACTGCAACTCACCAAAAGAAAGTCGGCTCTAAAACTTGGTACAAAGTGAAAGTCAACGGCAAAGCCGGATGGGTTCTTAGCACATTATTGACTCCAACTTCTACTAAAGTAGTAAAAGCTTCAAACTCAGCTTCATCTTCTGAAGTTGTATCAATCGCCTTGTCTCTTAAAGGAATTCCATATAAATTTGGCGGAACGACTACAAGCGGTTTTGACTGCAGCGGTTTCATCCAATACGTATTCAAAAAAGCCGGCAAATCAGTTTCACGCACAACTGGCACTCAGTTCGCGGAATCTACAACTGTCAGCAATCCAGTACCTGGAGACTTGATCTTCTTCGCTAACACTTACAAAGCTGGAATCTCACACGTTGGGATCTACATCGGAAATGGCCAATTCGTCCATGCCGGCGGATCAAAAGCTGAAGTGAAAAGCGTAAACGACCCTTACTGGGGCAAGAAATTCCACAGCTACAAACGCCTTTAA
- a CDS encoding S1C family serine protease has translation MNSRRANRNTVGQNKKRILIFLLSLILIAAVGIGSYLLIAPPPETAPPATASVKQEAFAGKSYSGFQVEPKEVPEETAPAEGTVEDTREETPEEEVVEEPAEKPVTENEVVVITPEEPVEAPEKDLSLMIANAKTHVYTLYTDLEQGSGFLFNEQGDILTNAHVVKGASYVTLKNSDGQEFNGHVIGISETEDIALVRVKELAGKQPMPMASADPQVGTNVVAIGSPEDQANTATEGEVTATGASFSDTFEYVNMIESTAILKKGSSGGPLIDTENEQILGINSIILEDSPGIGYAIPIHTVVGQLNEWVSNPIEYEEEDVVLPDVKDAYFDEELLGSFIQSYYELIVYSLNEPELTYYHAYLLPGSEGETEGVKRVIERTDANKVYNINEVQIMNVEIGEEESTIEATAEYMYHDKATNETFSETETTVFTVVIDEYGDYQIKSMVTK, from the coding sequence ATGAATAGTCGCAGAGCTAACCGTAACACCGTTGGACAAAACAAAAAACGAATTCTAATTTTCTTATTATCGCTGATTCTGATTGCTGCAGTCGGCATTGGCAGTTACCTCCTGATTGCACCGCCGCCGGAAACTGCTCCACCGGCAACAGCAAGTGTGAAACAGGAAGCGTTCGCAGGAAAGAGCTATTCTGGTTTTCAAGTAGAGCCTAAAGAAGTGCCTGAAGAGACGGCTCCAGCCGAAGGTACAGTGGAAGATACAAGGGAAGAAACACCGGAAGAAGAGGTTGTAGAAGAACCGGCTGAAAAACCGGTAACTGAAAACGAAGTTGTGGTTATTACACCGGAAGAGCCAGTTGAGGCGCCGGAAAAAGATCTCTCATTGATGATTGCGAATGCGAAGACGCACGTCTATACGCTTTATACCGACCTGGAGCAGGGCTCGGGCTTCCTATTCAATGAGCAGGGTGACATCTTGACCAATGCCCACGTCGTTAAAGGCGCGTCGTATGTGACACTTAAAAACAGTGATGGGCAAGAATTTAACGGTCATGTAATCGGCATCTCGGAAACGGAAGACATTGCGCTTGTGCGTGTGAAAGAACTTGCTGGCAAACAGCCGATGCCGATGGCTAGTGCTGATCCGCAAGTCGGTACGAACGTCGTAGCAATCGGATCTCCGGAAGATCAGGCCAATACCGCGACCGAAGGCGAAGTGACAGCAACAGGCGCCAGCTTTTCGGATACATTCGAATATGTGAATATGATTGAAAGTACCGCCATCCTGAAAAAAGGTTCCAGCGGCGGGCCGCTGATTGATACTGAAAACGAACAAATTCTTGGCATCAACTCAATCATCCTTGAAGACAGTCCAGGGATTGGTTACGCGATTCCGATCCATACCGTGGTCGGCCAATTGAATGAATGGGTTTCCAATCCGATTGAATATGAAGAAGAAGACGTCGTATTGCCGGATGTGAAAGATGCATACTTCGATGAGGAATTGCTCGGCAGTTTTATCCAATCTTATTACGAACTGATTGTCTATTCACTGAACGAACCTGAGTTGACGTATTATCATGCGTATTTGCTGCCGGGTAGTGAAGGGGAAACAGAGGGCGTAAAGCGCGTAATAGAACGAACAGATGCTAATAAAGTGTACAATATCAACGAGGTTCAGATAATGAATGTTGAAATTGGTGAAGAAGAATCGACGATTGAAGCGACCGCTGAATACATGTACCATGACAAAGCGACCAACGAGACATTCAGCGAAACCGAAACAACCGTCTTCACCGTGGTGATCGATGAATACGGCGATTACCAGATCAAGAGCATGGTCACTAAATAA
- a CDS encoding DUF6359 domain-containing protein, producing MTKNAFGKMFLSLLVALFAMLPYMATTEAAEPITVAEAIANNSGTATVKGFIVGTANSGTSYDQEAPFTAATNVGLADSPDETDPAKILPVQLPTGSVRGGLNLADNPQNFKAEVTITGTLSAYFSVPGLRSASAYTILSEGEAPPEAAPVDSIAEARTSNGELIEVEGTVTTGTGFWGGKAFYIQDETAGLYVFTSNANVAPGDNVRLTGRTSLFSNELQLQPDTIEVISSNNPLPAAQTLTPAGVNEETQGERIELRNVTITGLKSVNDFGTFEFSAAAENGESVIIRNDNRNGLDFARFTQQYKEGDLIHVSGIASKFNNTYQVKTLGTGSFDLVNKPAVYTDVFPGVVSAGTKITLQSGWDNASIHYTLDGSVPTAASAKYTAPIELTEDTVIKAIAVGDGTSEVFSFDYTVLKTADLKIRDIQGESHYSDYEGVAVSEIVGVVTHIYNSANFVIQDTNPDNDFTTSEALIVNKASNGLKVGDVVTVSGTVEEHFQEGYSDIRQNDLPITRIRAVETVKTGTASLPEPIVIGEDVQPPSEIIDNDQFAKFDPQQDGIDFWESLELMRLAVPNAKIVGPQGYGEVVVVAENSLNTDFHKQGGILISENDYNPERITVDFNDESFVAKGGDRFNGDVVGVLGFGFGNYKLWTERASLPELIEGDTAPETTWIQKDEDKLTVATYNMENFSADPNHTSNEKAARLGESFVENLKSPDVVALVEVQDSNGPINSGDPNADASYKRLIEAIEAAGGPSYKWTDIAPENNQDGGEPGGNIRVGFLYNPERVTLSDAPKGDYNDDNSWVNGELALNPGRVQPIPMPNTRKPLAAQFEFQGEDVVVIAAHLNSKGGDQPLFGQNQPPFLGSEAERIELASAINGFIEEGLEQNPDLNVVVAGDMNDFEFTPALDALKGDILANKVEDVPLDDRFSYYYQGNSQVLDHMLVTNNLDDKTEVDMIHINAMFMEQHGRASDHDPVLLQIDLADPAVPGEQQADPDYSGESAIVVAGPADEQGQLNILFNEETAEQLLASDKTLVIDMPSADLTLSAANLQQIVAAADGAFTLEVAYDDESEVDKRPTTADQVSLNLVKENGENLSIQFNAAAELEFDLNTDVKILFGAREDAKGKWKIIQGEKTGKTFTLNITGLGNYTVVSNNGQMKKNK from the coding sequence GTGACGAAGAATGCATTCGGCAAGATGTTCTTGAGCTTGTTAGTGGCCTTGTTCGCTATGCTGCCGTATATGGCAACTACAGAGGCGGCAGAACCGATTACGGTAGCGGAAGCGATTGCCAATAATTCTGGAACCGCTACGGTGAAAGGATTTATCGTAGGAACCGCTAATAGCGGAACGAGTTACGACCAGGAAGCCCCGTTCACGGCAGCTACCAATGTGGGATTGGCGGATTCGCCGGACGAAACAGATCCCGCTAAAATACTGCCTGTCCAATTGCCGACCGGTTCTGTCCGTGGAGGATTGAATCTGGCAGACAACCCGCAAAATTTCAAAGCGGAAGTGACTATCACCGGAACGCTCAGTGCTTATTTCTCTGTTCCTGGCCTCCGTTCAGCATCAGCTTACACGATCCTTTCTGAAGGCGAAGCGCCGCCGGAAGCAGCGCCGGTCGATTCAATCGCTGAAGCCCGCACCTCTAATGGCGAGTTGATCGAAGTTGAAGGCACAGTAACAACAGGAACCGGTTTCTGGGGCGGAAAAGCGTTTTACATCCAGGACGAAACAGCAGGCCTTTATGTCTTTACTTCGAACGCGAACGTTGCTCCTGGAGATAACGTACGCTTGACAGGACGCACTTCCTTATTTTCAAACGAACTGCAATTGCAGCCAGATACAATAGAAGTAATTTCATCTAACAACCCATTGCCTGCAGCGCAAACCCTTACGCCAGCAGGAGTCAATGAAGAAACGCAAGGCGAGCGCATCGAACTGCGCAACGTCACGATCACAGGCTTAAAATCAGTAAACGATTTTGGCACATTTGAATTTTCAGCGGCTGCGGAAAACGGCGAATCGGTCATCATCCGCAACGATAACCGCAACGGCCTTGATTTTGCCCGCTTCACGCAGCAATACAAAGAAGGCGACCTCATTCACGTATCGGGAATCGCTTCGAAATTCAATAACACGTACCAAGTGAAAACACTCGGCACCGGCAGCTTTGACTTGGTCAATAAACCGGCCGTTTATACAGACGTATTCCCGGGCGTCGTTTCTGCAGGAACGAAAATTACCCTGCAGTCCGGCTGGGACAACGCAAGCATCCATTACACGCTTGACGGCTCAGTGCCAACTGCCGCAAGCGCAAAATACACAGCACCGATTGAATTGACCGAAGACACGGTGATCAAAGCGATTGCTGTTGGAGACGGGACCTCAGAAGTCTTTTCATTCGATTATACGGTGCTGAAAACAGCAGACCTGAAAATCCGTGATATCCAAGGCGAAAGCCATTACTCGGATTATGAAGGCGTGGCCGTCAGCGAAATCGTTGGAGTTGTGACGCATATCTACAACTCGGCGAACTTCGTCATCCAAGATACCAATCCGGACAACGACTTCACTACGTCGGAAGCCTTGATTGTCAATAAAGCATCGAACGGCTTGAAAGTCGGCGATGTGGTGACAGTCAGCGGGACAGTAGAAGAGCATTTCCAGGAAGGCTATTCGGACATCAGACAAAACGACCTTCCGATTACGCGCATCCGCGCTGTGGAAACTGTCAAAACAGGAACAGCTTCACTTCCTGAACCGATTGTCATCGGCGAAGACGTTCAGCCGCCGTCAGAGATCATCGACAATGACCAGTTCGCAAAATTCGATCCACAACAGGACGGCATTGATTTCTGGGAGTCGCTCGAGTTGATGCGCTTGGCCGTGCCGAACGCCAAAATCGTCGGGCCACAAGGCTACGGTGAAGTGGTAGTCGTAGCAGAAAACTCGCTGAACACGGATTTCCACAAGCAAGGCGGAATCCTGATTTCCGAAAACGATTATAACCCGGAACGCATCACCGTCGATTTTAACGATGAAAGTTTCGTCGCGAAAGGCGGAGACCGCTTTAACGGAGACGTCGTCGGCGTCCTTGGCTTCGGCTTCGGAAACTATAAATTGTGGACAGAGCGAGCAAGCTTGCCGGAACTGATTGAAGGCGATACAGCTCCCGAAACCACATGGATCCAAAAAGACGAAGACAAATTGACGGTTGCTACGTATAATATGGAAAACTTCTCAGCTGACCCGAACCATACAAGTAACGAAAAAGCGGCGCGCCTCGGCGAATCGTTTGTGGAGAACTTGAAATCACCGGATGTTGTCGCATTGGTGGAAGTGCAGGATTCCAACGGGCCGATCAATTCAGGCGACCCGAATGCAGATGCCAGCTATAAGCGCTTGATCGAAGCCATCGAAGCGGCGGGCGGCCCAAGCTATAAATGGACCGACATTGCGCCGGAAAACAACCAGGACGGCGGGGAGCCGGGCGGAAATATCCGTGTCGGATTCCTGTATAACCCGGAACGCGTGACGCTCTCCGATGCACCAAAAGGCGATTACAACGACGACAATTCATGGGTAAACGGCGAACTGGCGTTGAATCCTGGACGCGTCCAGCCAATTCCGATGCCGAATACCCGCAAGCCATTGGCTGCACAATTTGAATTCCAAGGCGAAGACGTGGTCGTCATTGCGGCCCACTTGAATTCAAAAGGCGGCGACCAGCCGCTGTTCGGCCAGAACCAGCCGCCATTCCTTGGCTCTGAAGCAGAGCGCATCGAACTTGCATCAGCGATCAACGGCTTTATTGAAGAAGGCTTAGAGCAAAATCCCGACTTGAACGTAGTTGTGGCTGGAGATATGAACGACTTCGAATTCACGCCGGCACTTGACGCATTGAAAGGCGACATCCTGGCGAACAAAGTCGAAGATGTACCACTGGATGACCGTTTCTCTTATTATTACCAAGGAAACTCTCAAGTGCTTGACCATATGCTCGTGACGAATAACTTAGACGATAAAACAGAAGTCGATATGATCCACATCAACGCAATGTTCATGGAACAGCACGGACGCGCATCTGACCATGATCCGGTGCTTCTGCAAATCGACTTGGCAGATCCGGCCGTTCCGGGTGAACAGCAAGCGGACCCTGATTACTCAGGAGAGTCAGCAATTGTTGTCGCAGGCCCGGCAGATGAACAAGGCCAATTGAATATCCTCTTTAATGAAGAAACAGCAGAACAATTGCTGGCAAGCGACAAAACGCTTGTCATCGACATGCCTTCAGCAGACCTGACATTGTCCGCAGCGAACCTGCAGCAAATCGTTGCAGCCGCAGACGGAGCTTTCACATTGGAAGTGGCGTATGACGACGAAAGCGAAGTCGACAAACGCCCGACAACAGCCGATCAAGTGAGCTTAAATCTAGTGAAGGAAAACGGCGAAAATTTGAGTATCCAATTCAACGCAGCTGCTGAACTGGAATTTGACTTGAACACCGACGTCAAAATCCTGTTCGGCGCCCGTGAAGACGCCAAGGGCAAATGGAAAATCATCCAAGGCGAGAAAACCGGCAAAACGTTCACATTGAACATCACCGGACTCGGCAACTACACGGTTGTATCCAATAATGGACAGATGAAGAAGAACAAGTAG
- a CDS encoding 5'-nucleotidase C-terminal domain-containing protein, with amino-acid sequence MKGKVLKTTIAAALTASVIGVQAPADVKAAEGDFELTIMHTNDTHANLDKVANRATLVKQIRAEKPNNLLLDAGDVFSGTLYFNAFEGEPDMKFMNMMGYDAMTFGNHEFDLGSSEEGHKALDEFVGDAEFPFVAANVDFSKNEYFQDYAHKEVTADYIDGNIYNGVVKEVDGEEVGIFGLTTAETATISSPGDIGFTDYLAAAEEAVAAFEAAGVNKIVALTHIGYDDSAAIDNDLTLAKEVEGIDVIVGGHTHTKLESPVLVEGTGEPVVIVQANEYNKFLGQLDVTINDAGIITGHTGKLHDVNAAAIMPDSDVEAALKPYAAEIEALKNQSTGKEAKVALNGGRSATNGDGTGVRASETNLGNLITDGMLAKAKTIDPATAIALQNGGGIRASINAGDITVGEVLTVMPFGNALALMDLTGAEIKAALEHSVSAYPSESGAFLHVAGLQFKFDPTKAAGSRVHSVNVKEGDALTPLDDAKRYKVATNTFTAKGGDNYTMFAAAYKDGRVSEPGFVDYQMFIDYIKTLPEVNPAVEGRITVGAAAEQPGEAKLPFKDLDEKRWSYPFIQDLFAKGIIDGTSDTTFSPKQDLPRWQAVTLMVRALDLPVATAPKSSFTDISALPAERQAEINAAYAEGLIKGSSKTKFNPKEKISREHFALIMNRLYEHANKEEYKTAKPAPFEDISKLGPESQKAIAMLYDLKISEGWQNNYMPTKFTSREETAKMFSLLLPHTEK; translated from the coding sequence ATGAAAGGTAAAGTGTTAAAGACCACAATCGCCGCTGCTCTGACAGCTAGTGTAATTGGAGTTCAAGCGCCGGCTGACGTAAAAGCTGCTGAAGGGGATTTTGAACTGACGATCATGCATACGAATGATACGCATGCGAACTTGGACAAAGTGGCCAACCGTGCAACATTGGTAAAACAGATTCGTGCAGAAAAACCGAATAACTTGTTATTGGACGCAGGGGACGTTTTTTCCGGAACGCTTTATTTTAATGCTTTTGAAGGCGAGCCGGATATGAAGTTCATGAACATGATGGGCTACGATGCCATGACTTTCGGAAACCATGAGTTTGATCTTGGTTCAAGCGAAGAAGGGCACAAAGCACTTGACGAATTTGTTGGCGATGCGGAATTTCCGTTTGTGGCAGCGAACGTTGATTTTTCGAAAAATGAATATTTCCAGGATTATGCACATAAAGAAGTCACTGCAGATTATATAGACGGCAATATATATAACGGCGTTGTCAAAGAAGTCGACGGCGAAGAAGTGGGGATTTTCGGGTTGACGACAGCAGAAACAGCTACCATTTCAAGCCCTGGCGATATTGGATTCACCGACTATCTGGCCGCTGCTGAAGAAGCGGTTGCGGCATTTGAAGCGGCAGGCGTCAACAAAATTGTCGCTTTGACTCACATCGGCTATGACGATTCTGCTGCAATTGACAATGATTTGACTCTGGCTAAAGAAGTCGAAGGAATTGACGTGATCGTAGGCGGGCATACGCATACGAAACTTGAATCACCGGTATTAGTGGAAGGCACTGGTGAACCGGTTGTAATCGTGCAGGCAAATGAATACAATAAATTCCTTGGCCAACTGGATGTCACTATCAATGACGCAGGCATCATTACGGGGCATACAGGCAAGCTGCACGATGTGAATGCAGCAGCGATCATGCCGGACTCAGATGTAGAAGCTGCTTTAAAACCATATGCAGCTGAGATTGAGGCACTTAAAAACCAATCTACTGGAAAAGAAGCGAAAGTGGCACTTAATGGGGGCCGAAGTGCAACAAATGGAGATGGTACAGGTGTCCGTGCTTCTGAAACCAATCTTGGAAACTTGATTACGGATGGCATGCTGGCAAAAGCCAAAACAATCGATCCTGCTACGGCTATCGCTCTTCAAAATGGCGGCGGCATCCGGGCTTCAATCAATGCCGGCGATATTACAGTCGGTGAAGTATTGACAGTAATGCCTTTCGGCAACGCACTTGCCCTCATGGATTTGACTGGCGCTGAGATCAAAGCGGCTCTTGAGCACAGCGTGAGTGCTTATCCAAGCGAGTCTGGCGCATTCTTGCATGTAGCGGGGCTTCAGTTTAAGTTTGATCCGACAAAAGCAGCGGGATCTCGCGTTCACTCGGTGAATGTAAAAGAAGGAGATGCACTAACACCGCTTGATGACGCAAAACGCTACAAAGTAGCAACAAATACATTCACTGCAAAAGGCGGCGACAATTATACGATGTTCGCTGCCGCTTATAAAGACGGCCGGGTGAGTGAACCAGGATTTGTCGATTATCAGATGTTCATTGATTACATCAAAACATTGCCGGAAGTAAACCCGGCAGTCGAAGGACGCATCACAGTTGGCGCTGCAGCTGAACAGCCGGGGGAAGCGAAATTGCCATTCAAGGATCTGGATGAAAAAAGATGGTCATATCCATTCATTCAAGATCTATTTGCAAAAGGCATCATTGACGGTACTTCAGATACTACATTCTCGCCAAAACAAGATTTGCCGCGCTGGCAGGCAGTAACGCTTATGGTGCGTGCATTAGACCTGCCGGTAGCCACTGCGCCGAAATCCTCATTCACGGACATTTCAGCACTTCCAGCAGAGCGCCAGGCGGAAATTAATGCAGCATACGCAGAGGGTCTGATCAAAGGAAGCAGCAAAACGAAGTTCAATCCAAAAGAAAAAATTTCACGCGAACATTTCGCATTGATCATGAACCGGTTGTATGAGCATGCAAATAAAGAAGAGTACAAAACGGCCAAACCAGCTCCATTTGAAGATATCAGCAAATTGGGGCCAGAGTCGCAAAAAGCGATTGCCATGCTTTATGATCTGAAAATTTCGGAAGGCTGGCAGAACAATTACATGCCAACAAAATTCACATCACGTGAAGAAACAGCTAAAATGTTCTCATTATTGCTTCCGCATACTGAAAAGTAA
- a CDS encoding acyltransferase codes for MSLKRKYLDEVQYARALALFAVFAVHSSSTGVVATAGTDSIMFGVYNFLNIAGKLGTPTFIFLSSFILFYTYYHRDLTAKLFKQFYKKRLLFILVPYVVFSAFYFLIYTRMYGSFDNIPLLLENFLFKLATGNGHQHLYFVFVSVQFYLMFPILLFLFKKFKFIRKYSIFIGIAIQWIWVFLNSEFLQVPSKGSVSLSYFMFYFFGAFLGVYYEAAANWIRNWRKHFAGIALIFAAFAATIYFYVSIYYNIRTGQPTFGNYVVEFAWSTHALFAGATIFIVVHFLSLMKLNFTKKLLTELGTVSFGMYLIHPFFLMILRRIGPAGGEPIVFHSWQLITFLIAFFGSWIIVRFFFEFVPHSWIVFGKGNKLFNIQKIKKGVAPKSF; via the coding sequence ATGAGTTTAAAAAGAAAATATTTGGATGAAGTCCAATATGCTCGGGCTTTAGCTTTGTTTGCTGTTTTTGCAGTGCATTCTTCTTCCACTGGAGTAGTAGCAACAGCGGGAACAGATTCCATAATGTTCGGCGTTTATAATTTTTTGAACATCGCTGGAAAATTGGGAACCCCTACATTCATTTTCCTCAGCAGTTTTATTTTGTTTTATACATATTACCACCGGGATTTAACAGCCAAGCTGTTCAAGCAATTTTATAAAAAACGGTTATTGTTCATACTGGTGCCTTATGTTGTTTTTTCAGCTTTTTATTTTTTAATTTATACACGGATGTATGGAAGCTTTGACAATATCCCGCTGCTTCTTGAAAACTTCCTGTTTAAGCTTGCTACCGGCAATGGGCATCAACATCTGTACTTTGTATTTGTCAGTGTCCAGTTTTACTTAATGTTTCCGATTTTGTTATTCCTCTTTAAGAAATTCAAATTTATCCGGAAATACTCCATCTTCATCGGAATTGCTATTCAGTGGATATGGGTATTCTTAAATTCCGAGTTCTTGCAGGTGCCTTCAAAAGGTTCTGTGTCACTGTCTTACTTCATGTTCTATTTCTTCGGGGCTTTCCTTGGAGTGTATTATGAAGCGGCAGCTAATTGGATTCGGAATTGGAGAAAGCACTTTGCGGGTATTGCATTGATATTCGCTGCATTTGCAGCAACGATTTACTTCTATGTTAGCATTTACTACAACATCCGTACGGGCCAGCCGACTTTTGGCAATTACGTGGTGGAATTTGCCTGGAGCACACATGCATTGTTTGCTGGTGCTACTATTTTCATCGTTGTTCATTTCCTGAGTTTGATGAAGCTCAATTTCACAAAAAAACTGCTGACTGAACTCGGTACTGTATCGTTCGGCATGTACTTGATCCATCCGTTCTTCCTGATGATTTTGAGAAGGATAGGGCCTGCAGGAGGAGAACCGATTGTTTTTCACTCGTGGCAATTAATCACATTTCTGATTGCATTTTTCGGCAGTTGGATCATTGTACGATTTTTCTTTGAGTTTGTACCGCATAGCTGGATTGTTTTTGGAAAAGGCAATAAGCTATTCAATATACAAAAAATCAAAAAAGGAGTTGCCCCCAAATCTTTTTAG